A section of the Leptospira noumeaensis genome encodes:
- a CDS encoding LIC12015 family putative lipoprotein: protein MNLNKLLTRVCMLGLILVPLLNCSKDSEILATFDGGTVTRKEMNFVIEASKRGNTEPQPISADIQAKILESIALEKILLKDAISSKKVAEADVQKIESLVNQFLKLNVYMREYVKNGLKEKPLEFVNLQLALVRGEDEATNLKNAEALAAKLNTLSNKEIAEEISKVTEDITRRPIAGKLEPFCTNCAETPLEDILTEVKKAKKGTFISYAKAGEGRIAYVVRSTGSEKVHPERLKKYFTSIFDEFKAEAAEYAKTHEDADTKASVAYFTEGESADKANQFASHTMKEYEQGLYQKELKRITEESGITVANLPRFTGPTDIDPKIFTPDYVLYSTRDGKNYTWKDLSADFEAIPNILKQEYKDEKSKTWDMVNLFQSTILQGKIAATSGDVQDVGSEIGYLMQMDKMKVSLALKSLQDEIKAIPVTVTETQMRDAYEAGKLYAYADQDPKNPQNRIPKPYAAVRERIKSEMEGAQRNSFIEQKVSGLKTTYNLVIAADRLKEVTL from the coding sequence ATGAATCTAAACAAACTTCTGACTCGAGTATGTATGCTCGGTTTGATACTCGTGCCACTTCTCAATTGCTCTAAGGATTCTGAAATCCTTGCTACCTTTGATGGTGGAACTGTGACTCGCAAAGAAATGAACTTTGTGATTGAGGCTTCCAAACGAGGCAATACAGAACCGCAACCGATTAGTGCTGATATCCAAGCAAAAATTTTAGAAAGTATCGCTTTAGAAAAAATCTTACTAAAAGATGCAATTTCTTCCAAAAAGGTTGCCGAAGCGGATGTTCAAAAAATTGAATCTTTAGTAAATCAGTTTCTAAAACTAAACGTATACATGCGAGAGTATGTGAAAAATGGTTTAAAAGAAAAACCTTTAGAATTTGTAAATTTACAATTAGCTCTAGTTCGTGGAGAAGATGAAGCCACCAATTTAAAAAATGCAGAAGCATTAGCGGCAAAACTCAATACTCTTTCGAATAAAGAAATTGCGGAAGAAATTTCTAAAGTCACAGAAGACATTACAAGAAGACCGATTGCAGGAAAATTAGAACCTTTTTGCACAAACTGTGCAGAAACTCCTTTGGAAGATATCTTAACCGAAGTCAAAAAAGCAAAAAAAGGAACTTTTATATCTTACGCGAAAGCTGGTGAAGGAAGGATTGCTTATGTAGTTCGTTCTACTGGTTCAGAAAAAGTCCATCCAGAAAGACTAAAAAAATATTTCACATCCATTTTTGATGAGTTTAAAGCGGAAGCTGCTGAATACGCCAAAACTCACGAAGATGCAGATACAAAAGCATCTGTTGCTTATTTTACAGAAGGTGAATCCGCAGACAAAGCAAATCAGTTTGCTTCTCATACAATGAAAGAGTATGAACAAGGATTGTATCAAAAAGAACTGAAACGAATTACAGAAGAAAGTGGAATCACAGTTGCTAACTTACCACGTTTCACTGGTCCAACGGATATCGATCCAAAAATTTTTACTCCAGATTATGTTTTATATTCTACTCGTGATGGAAAAAACTACACTTGGAAAGATTTGTCAGCCGATTTTGAAGCCATTCCGAATATTCTAAAACAAGAATACAAAGATGAAAAATCTAAAACTTGGGATATGGTTAATTTGTTTCAATCGACGATCCTCCAAGGAAAAATTGCAGCAACTTCTGGTGATGTACAAGATGTAGGATCCGAAATTGGTTATCTCATGCAAATGGATAAGATGAAAGTTTCTTTGGCGTTAAAATCGCTACAAGATGAAATCAAAGCCATCCCTGTAACCGTAACAGAAACTCAAATGAGAGATGCTTACGAAGCAGGAAAATTGTATGCTTATGCAGACCAAGACCCCAAAAACCCACAGAATCGTATTCCTAAGCCATATGCAGCAGTAAGGGAAAGAATCAAATCAGAAATGGAAGGTGCTCAAAGGAATTCGTTTATTGAGCAAAAAGTTTCTGGTTTAAAGACCACTTACAACTTGGTCATTGCCGCTGATCGTTTAAAAGAAGTTACATTATAG